In one window of Thalassotalea agarivorans DNA:
- a CDS encoding VolA/Pla-1 family phospholipase, producing MRKLALSLAILTSLGLSGCDSESIEDVKNDVEQNGPVVETVKARVLFDPSNGVVSVPNDLLFSGTTDGTLNLPVADPTDVSDPFVALSALDGWSTTNPWVMDFDFPEGLSLDGSTVFSTRGLRIFEAKMGGDPGCEDVTRGLACQIVGELTYSEDFVTQKSGNSILVAPMKPLKAKTSYILVMTDHLADSNGNSIEPSVTYGLVRQDINTHPLATPDQLQLQGLVNSFEAAVVSAGVEKDSIIYTAAITTQSTTDSLFALKGIMAQQMAALSAGDTTAISPIYVQDTGLTAADALAGRIPAELVGLYSAAKLYGGQVELPYYLGVQDTSSMEAAQATALNSVTVPWKAKCDSGAMLAAASAAGAVPADPVSQNDAECMAFGLRDIGIDAERNITKFNPIPAKTADMNVEVLMTIPDVATANAVRGALGIPGAIAKPDSGWPIVILQHGITSRKEDMLALTGMLSINGIASIAIDQPMHGSRGFDVNFDGTDDINASTVTPIHYMNLAALLNTRDNLRQSAIDLLGLRARLAYMIDAGALAPFGEIDATNVHSLGISLGAMTAINFGAIANTSLASVVGEETAAMIDPVFELKTNVLSAPGGMPANFLIESAAFGPIVKSQLTFAQSADFQNFVASVHDMAGGAPSDAQLAQYFDLFLSALTPEQIGAIESVFLQFAFAAQTVTDSGDPVNHLQLHAASGIPTLLQQINGDTVIPNTVSTAPFGGTEGAIALLGLPNITELTQSAEGPVSGAIRIDNGSHGSLADPTANAALTQDMQMQAIGYILSNGRMISVSDTMFAN from the coding sequence ATGAGAAAGCTAGCTTTAAGCCTCGCTATCCTTACATCACTTGGTCTAAGTGGTTGTGATAGTGAATCTATAGAAGACGTAAAAAATGATGTAGAACAGAACGGTCCTGTTGTTGAAACAGTGAAAGCTCGTGTTTTATTTGATCCTTCGAACGGTGTTGTTTCCGTTCCTAATGACCTTTTATTTTCTGGCACAACAGACGGAACGTTAAACCTTCCAGTTGCTGATCCAACTGATGTAAGTGACCCTTTCGTTGCGCTAAGTGCACTTGATGGTTGGTCTACAACTAATCCGTGGGTGATGGACTTTGATTTTCCAGAAGGTCTAAGCCTAGACGGTAGTACGGTATTTAGTACTAGAGGATTACGCATTTTTGAAGCAAAAATGGGTGGTGATCCTGGCTGTGAAGACGTAACCCGTGGTTTAGCCTGTCAAATCGTAGGTGAACTAACTTACTCTGAAGATTTTGTTACGCAAAAATCAGGTAATAGCATTTTAGTTGCACCGATGAAGCCACTAAAGGCAAAAACATCTTACATCTTGGTGATGACAGATCATTTAGCAGATTCAAATGGTAACTCTATTGAACCATCTGTGACCTATGGTTTGGTTCGTCAAGATATCAACACGCATCCATTAGCAACGCCTGATCAGCTTCAACTGCAAGGCTTAGTTAATAGCTTCGAGGCAGCTGTTGTGTCTGCTGGTGTTGAAAAAGATTCAATTATTTACACTGCTGCTATTACCACGCAATCAACAACAGATAGTTTGTTTGCACTTAAAGGTATTATGGCGCAGCAAATGGCAGCATTGAGCGCAGGTGATACAACTGCTATTTCGCCAATTTATGTTCAAGATACTGGCCTAACAGCGGCTGATGCCCTTGCTGGTCGTATTCCAGCTGAACTTGTCGGTTTATATTCAGCGGCGAAGCTTTATGGCGGTCAAGTTGAATTGCCTTACTATTTAGGTGTTCAAGACACTTCATCTATGGAAGCTGCTCAAGCAACTGCATTAAATTCTGTAACGGTTCCTTGGAAAGCGAAATGTGACTCAGGTGCAATGTTAGCAGCTGCGTCAGCGGCAGGTGCGGTACCGGCTGATCCGGTATCTCAAAACGACGCTGAGTGTATGGCATTTGGTTTACGTGATATCGGTATTGATGCTGAGCGCAACATTACTAAGTTCAACCCAATTCCAGCTAAAACAGCTGACATGAACGTTGAAGTATTGATGACAATTCCTGATGTGGCAACAGCAAATGCTGTTCGTGGCGCGTTAGGTATTCCAGGTGCTATTGCAAAACCTGATAGTGGTTGGCCGATTGTTATTCTTCAACACGGTATTACTTCACGTAAAGAAGACATGCTTGCGTTAACAGGTATGTTATCAATCAATGGTATTGCATCTATTGCTATCGACCAACCGATGCACGGTTCACGTGGCTTTGATGTAAACTTCGACGGCACAGACGACATTAACGCGTCAACAGTAACGCCAATCCACTACATGAACCTTGCTGCGCTGCTAAATACGCGTGACAACTTACGTCAAAGTGCGATTGATTTACTAGGCCTACGTGCTCGTTTAGCTTACATGATTGATGCAGGTGCATTAGCGCCATTTGGTGAAATTGATGCGACTAATGTTCACTCATTAGGTATTTCTTTAGGTGCCATGACTGCAATTAACTTTGGTGCAATCGCTAATACATCGTTAGCAAGTGTTGTAGGTGAAGAGACTGCGGCAATGATTGACCCAGTGTTTGAATTGAAAACAAACGTGTTGTCAGCGCCAGGTGGTATGCCAGCGAACTTCTTAATTGAATCAGCAGCATTTGGTCCAATTGTTAAGTCGCAGTTAACCTTTGCTCAATCTGCAGATTTCCAAAACTTTGTAGCCTCTGTTCATGACATGGCTGGTGGCGCACCGTCAGATGCGCAATTAGCGCAATACTTTGACTTGTTCTTATCTGCGTTAACGCCAGAGCAAATCGGTGCGATTGAATCAGTATTCTTACAATTTGCCTTCGCAGCGCAAACAGTGACGGATTCTGGTGACCCAGTTAACCATTTACAATTGCATGCGGCGTCTGGTATTCCAACATTGCTACAACAGATTAACGGTGACACGGTAATTCCAAATACAGTATCAACAGCACCATTTGGTGGTACTGAAGGTGCAATTGCTTTACTTGGTCTTCCAAACATCACTGAGCTAACGCAAAGTGCTGAAGGTCCAGTATCAGGTGCTATTCGTATAGACAATGGTAGCCATGGTTCACTTGCTGACCCAACAGCTAATGCAGCGTTGACACAAGATATGCAAATGCAGGCAATCGGTTACATTCTTTCAAATGGCCGTATGATTTCAGTCAGCGACACTATGTTTGCTAACTAA
- a CDS encoding thiopurine S-methyltransferase — protein MDAQFWHDVWHRDSLGFHQDTVHPLLSQQLTKYLPDANSHILVPLCGKSLDMLFLAQRHQVTGIELSDIACRDFFKENKLAYSTDNHGPFKRYSSEKIVLLQGDFFEAGRQWLSGDFPQYNYVYDRAALIALPKHMQQDYVDKLIQLLQPGDQILLITLEYPDNELQGPPFSVTEERVSELFLNHKVLKISQTSLPDGVFARRRFNVSYLKETAYLITVNA, from the coding sequence ATGGACGCACAGTTTTGGCATGATGTTTGGCACCGTGATTCTCTTGGTTTTCATCAAGACACGGTGCATCCTTTATTAAGTCAGCAACTGACTAAATACCTTCCTGATGCCAATAGCCATATTCTAGTGCCACTATGTGGCAAATCCTTAGACATGCTGTTTCTAGCACAGCGACATCAAGTCACTGGTATTGAGCTAAGTGACATAGCATGTCGCGACTTTTTCAAAGAAAACAAACTCGCTTATAGCACTGACAATCATGGGCCGTTTAAGCGCTATAGCAGTGAAAAGATAGTGTTGCTGCAAGGTGACTTCTTTGAGGCGGGTAGACAGTGGCTGAGCGGCGACTTTCCACAATATAACTATGTGTATGACCGAGCGGCGCTTATAGCCTTGCCAAAGCATATGCAGCAAGATTATGTTGATAAACTTATACAGCTATTGCAACCCGGGGATCAGATTCTTCTTATTACACTAGAGTATCCTGACAACGAGCTACAAGGGCCGCCATTTTCAGTTACTGAAGAACGGGTGTCAGAATTATTTTTAAACCATAAAGTATTAAAAATTAGTCAGACATCATTGCCTGATGGCGTGTTTGCGCGTCGCAGGTTCAATGTGTCCTATTTAAAAGAAACAGCTTATCTCATTACCGTAAACGCATAA
- the sohB gene encoding protease SohB, producing MEFLYEYGLFLAKVVTFVLAIVIIIGVAAASAMKQKHKKGELEITDLSEQIEDTQRDINHQLLSKEALKAEEKSAKEDEKAKAKAAKKSGEREEDSKARMFVLDFKGSIDAKEVASLREEVSAVLAVAKPEDEVFVRLESGGGMVHGYGLASSQLDRIRQKAIPLTVSVDKVAASGGYMMACVANQIISAPFAILGSIGVIAQLPNFNKILKKNDIEFEQLTAGEFKRTLTMFGENTDKGREKFIEELEETHQLFKDFVTEHRPSLNISEVATGEHWFGTKALSLGLVDAIQTSDDYIFEAAKDKKVVAIKYVTKKGLAEKFGKAASLSFDAVVNKVWQSNRQFPS from the coding sequence TTGGAATTTTTATATGAATATGGACTTTTTCTAGCAAAAGTCGTTACGTTTGTTCTAGCAATCGTCATTATTATTGGTGTAGCAGCAGCCTCTGCGATGAAGCAAAAGCATAAAAAAGGCGAGCTTGAAATCACCGATTTGTCAGAACAAATTGAAGATACTCAGCGTGATATCAATCATCAATTACTGTCAAAAGAAGCGCTGAAAGCTGAAGAAAAATCAGCGAAAGAAGATGAAAAAGCCAAAGCAAAAGCGGCCAAAAAATCAGGTGAAAGAGAAGAAGACAGCAAAGCACGCATGTTTGTGCTTGATTTTAAAGGCAGCATAGATGCTAAAGAAGTTGCGTCCTTACGTGAAGAAGTTTCAGCTGTTTTAGCCGTTGCCAAGCCAGAAGATGAAGTGTTCGTTCGTTTAGAGTCGGGTGGTGGCATGGTTCACGGATATGGCCTAGCGAGTTCACAACTTGATCGTATTCGTCAAAAGGCTATTCCTTTAACGGTGTCTGTTGATAAAGTCGCAGCGAGTGGTGGTTATATGATGGCTTGCGTTGCTAATCAAATAATCTCAGCGCCTTTTGCTATTTTGGGATCAATAGGTGTTATCGCTCAGTTACCTAATTTTAATAAAATATTGAAAAAGAACGATATAGAATTTGAGCAACTAACGGCAGGTGAATTTAAGCGAACGTTAACGATGTTCGGCGAAAACACCGATAAAGGTCGCGAAAAGTTCATAGAAGAACTTGAAGAAACGCACCAATTATTCAAAGATTTTGTGACTGAGCATAGACCTTCGCTAAATATTTCAGAAGTGGCGACAGGTGAACATTGGTTTGGCACTAAAGCGTTATCTTTGGGTCTAGTTGATGCCATTCAAACAAGTGATGATTATATTTTTGAAGCAGCTAAAGATAAAAAAGTTGTCGCGATTAAATATGTCACTAAAAAAGGACTCGCTGAGAAATTTGGTAAGGCCGCATCTTTATCTTTTGACGCAGTGGTCAATAAAGTGTGGCAAAGTAACCGCCAGTTTCCGAGTTAA
- a CDS encoding penicillin acylase family protein — MRTKKLLPLFVALGLVGCDGADAPEPKFFEQPQLPVITDTGLKAFDPDGVLSADIKYTSYGVPHITADNLQSLGFGSGYAYAKENACILLDQMVKVHSERSKYFGPDKVLGSGDNGNLISDFGHLAMRVMEDAESLYPSLSDNTKALLEGYSVGFNQYMTEVGTDGLAPECAGQPWVAPIDPVSMLAYVFSTSQMASSLEFLSLAFLANPGNGGEYLPYVGTRGKSANVSSAEANDINLNFTNTYKEMNEFKVDLGHLGSNGWGVGKEATANGKGIVLANPHFPFTGHLRFFQTHLTIPGQLDVAGAGLQGLPGIVNIGFNQHLAWTHTVSTSRRFVVYQLLLDSENPMQYIVDDEKRDIEKRTYYVEVNAGSTSIVLGKDFFYSHHGLMIETPASMNFLDWTESKAYTLRDSAEKNLDLIDHWLAMNMATNLEEFQQAFKDYDGIPWTNTMYADDQGNAFYIDKTRVLNLSDAAMQAMRTDPVLVGTRQLAGFDILPGHLSLFEPDGLNSYEQAPKLLRDDYVQNSNNSYWTTNANELLTGYSLLYGDDVAPITYRSRMGLTLVEELVNAKDVTPEQVEAALLSNRAYLGEAVLADLLTQCQAQGSTPVVIKDSNNLDVSVDISAGCAALGQWDGLMNKDSIGGHVFREFSMQFNANVHFTTPFDPTDPINTPNNLATDGSALMALAAAIKTIESAGLPLDATMGDVQFTEKTLPNGTAQGVKFPWAGAKNQEGGFNVFADARLDDTLYPIHQYPAAIDITRGAPARSGLTTEGYHINYGSSWMFVVGFTDEGPKARGILSYSQSADTSSVHNTDQNQLYSDTSGFRPLLFTAEEIEADLQQEITVVSQ; from the coding sequence ATGAGAACAAAAAAACTGTTGCCACTCTTTGTGGCTTTAGGACTTGTCGGCTGTGATGGTGCAGACGCGCCAGAACCCAAATTTTTTGAGCAACCCCAATTACCCGTAATTACGGATACTGGCTTAAAAGCCTTTGATCCAGACGGGGTATTGTCTGCTGATATCAAATACACCAGCTATGGTGTGCCGCATATTACCGCTGATAATTTGCAGAGTTTAGGCTTTGGTTCAGGTTACGCTTACGCCAAAGAGAATGCCTGCATTTTACTCGACCAAATGGTTAAAGTGCACAGCGAGCGCAGTAAATATTTTGGTCCAGATAAAGTGTTAGGTTCAGGTGATAATGGCAACTTGATTTCAGATTTTGGTCACCTTGCCATGCGCGTGATGGAAGATGCCGAATCATTGTATCCGTCGCTTTCGGATAACACTAAAGCCTTGTTAGAAGGGTATTCTGTTGGTTTTAACCAATATATGACAGAAGTAGGTACAGACGGATTGGCACCAGAGTGTGCGGGGCAACCATGGGTTGCGCCTATTGATCCAGTCTCTATGCTTGCTTATGTATTTTCAACATCGCAAATGGCGAGTAGTTTAGAATTTTTATCTTTAGCGTTCTTAGCTAATCCTGGTAATGGCGGCGAATATCTGCCATACGTTGGCACGCGAGGAAAGTCAGCGAATGTGTCTAGTGCAGAAGCTAATGACATTAACTTAAATTTCACTAACACCTACAAAGAAATGAATGAATTTAAAGTTGATTTAGGTCATTTAGGTTCAAACGGTTGGGGTGTTGGTAAAGAAGCAACGGCAAACGGCAAAGGTATTGTTTTAGCCAATCCTCATTTTCCATTTACAGGTCACCTAAGATTTTTCCAAACTCACCTTACTATTCCAGGTCAACTGGATGTAGCCGGTGCCGGCCTGCAGGGTTTACCTGGTATTGTAAACATTGGTTTTAATCAGCACCTTGCTTGGACGCATACAGTGTCAACATCGCGTCGTTTTGTTGTATATCAATTGCTACTAGATAGTGAAAACCCAATGCAATATATCGTCGATGACGAAAAACGAGACATTGAAAAGCGTACTTACTATGTAGAAGTTAACGCTGGCAGTACATCTATCGTGCTAGGAAAAGACTTTTTCTATAGCCATCATGGCTTAATGATTGAAACACCTGCGTCAATGAACTTCCTTGATTGGACAGAATCAAAGGCTTATACGCTGCGAGATTCTGCAGAGAAGAATCTTGATTTGATAGACCATTGGTTAGCAATGAATATGGCGACCAACCTAGAAGAATTCCAGCAAGCGTTTAAAGACTACGATGGCATTCCATGGACAAACACTATGTACGCTGATGATCAAGGTAATGCATTCTACATTGACAAGACGCGTGTACTAAACCTTAGTGATGCAGCAATGCAAGCTATGCGCACTGACCCTGTGTTAGTCGGCACAAGACAACTTGCGGGTTTTGATATATTGCCTGGTCATTTATCATTGTTTGAACCAGATGGTTTGAATAGCTATGAACAAGCGCCTAAGTTACTCCGTGATGACTACGTGCAAAACTCAAATAACAGTTATTGGACAACCAATGCAAACGAGCTATTAACCGGATACTCTCTGCTTTATGGTGACGATGTCGCACCTATTACTTATCGTAGCCGCATGGGGTTAACCCTTGTTGAAGAGTTAGTTAACGCTAAAGACGTTACACCGGAGCAAGTTGAGGCGGCGCTATTGAGTAACCGTGCTTATCTTGGTGAAGCCGTTTTAGCGGACTTGTTGACTCAATGTCAGGCACAAGGCTCTACACCTGTTGTCATTAAAGATAGCAATAACCTAGATGTCTCTGTTGATATCAGTGCAGGTTGTGCCGCACTAGGTCAATGGGACGGGTTAATGAACAAGGACAGTATTGGTGGACACGTGTTTAGAGAATTCTCGATGCAGTTTAATGCCAATGTTCACTTCACAACACCGTTTGATCCAACAGATCCAATTAACACGCCTAATAACTTAGCAACAGACGGCAGCGCACTAATGGCACTGGCAGCGGCAATCAAAACCATTGAGAGTGCAGGGTTACCGTTAGATGCCACTATGGGCGATGTCCAGTTTACTGAAAAAACGTTACCTAATGGTACGGCGCAGGGAGTTAAGTTCCCATGGGCTGGCGCGAAAAACCAAGAAGGTGGTTTTAATGTGTTTGCCGATGCTAGGTTAGATGACACGCTGTATCCAATTCATCAATACCCAGCGGCAATCGATATCACTCGTGGCGCACCAGCGCGCTCAGGTTTAACCACTGAGGGTTACCATATCAATTATGGTTCTAGCTGGATGTTTGTTGTTGGCTTTACCGATGAAGGTCCTAAAGCACGCGGTATTCTGAGTTACTCACAATCTGCGGATACTTCATCGGTACACAATACCGATCAAAACCAATTGTATTCAGATACATCAGGTTTTAGACCACTGTTGTTTACTGCAGAAGAGATAGAAGCTGATTTACAACAAGAAATCACTGTAGTGTCTCAATAA
- a CDS encoding dicarboxylate/amino acid:cation symporter, with protein sequence MTEKKPMSLTARIIIGMVAGISAGGLLQWILPKDGDLIIPLYFFDFSIRGVFVDFFFEVGGQIFISSLKMLVVPLVFVSLICGTCSISDTSKLGQIGGRAVGLYLITTAIAISLAMTIAILIAPGEGVNMTSDATYTAKEAPSLAKVFIDMFPSNPFAAFTEGNMLQIIVFALLFGIAMALSGEAGERVAAVFEDLNEVIMRLVTILMNLAPYGVFCLLAKTFTDLPLGELLSLAYYFMVVFGVLLIHALVTYPVILKALTGLNPLIFLRKMRETAIFAFSTSSSNATIPVTLETVTKKMGVKNSIASFTVPLGATINMDGTAIMQGVATVFIAQVFNVDLTITDYLMVILTATLASIGTAGVPGVGLIMLAMVLNQVGLPVEGIALIIGVDRLLDMTRTAVNVTGDSMVSVIVGKSVDGFDEQVFNDRDAAKKDEDIDFHHLKKSKV encoded by the coding sequence ATGACTGAAAAGAAACCCATGAGTTTAACCGCTCGCATCATCATTGGTATGGTCGCCGGTATTTCCGCTGGTGGCCTACTGCAATGGATTCTGCCAAAAGATGGTGATCTAATTATCCCGCTCTATTTCTTCGATTTTTCAATTCGAGGCGTGTTTGTCGATTTCTTCTTTGAAGTTGGTGGGCAAATATTTATCTCAAGCTTAAAGATGCTCGTTGTCCCACTGGTATTTGTATCGCTTATTTGTGGTACCTGTTCCATTAGCGACACCTCAAAGCTCGGTCAAATCGGTGGTAGAGCCGTTGGACTCTATCTAATAACAACCGCTATTGCTATCAGCTTAGCCATGACTATCGCTATCCTTATTGCACCGGGTGAAGGTGTCAATATGACCTCAGATGCAACCTATACAGCAAAAGAGGCGCCGTCTCTTGCTAAGGTATTTATAGACATGTTCCCAAGCAACCCTTTCGCGGCCTTTACTGAAGGTAATATGCTACAAATCATCGTGTTTGCGTTACTCTTTGGTATCGCAATGGCACTATCAGGTGAAGCTGGCGAACGCGTAGCGGCTGTTTTTGAAGATCTAAACGAAGTGATCATGCGCCTTGTTACCATTTTAATGAACTTGGCGCCTTATGGTGTTTTTTGTTTGTTAGCCAAAACCTTTACCGATCTGCCATTGGGAGAACTGCTAAGTTTGGCCTATTACTTTATGGTGGTTTTCGGGGTGCTACTGATCCACGCATTAGTTACCTACCCGGTAATATTAAAAGCGTTGACGGGCCTAAATCCGTTAATCTTTTTAAGAAAAATGAGAGAAACAGCAATTTTTGCATTTTCTACCTCAAGTTCAAATGCGACTATTCCGGTTACGCTTGAAACGGTAACTAAAAAAATGGGCGTTAAAAACTCTATCGCCTCTTTTACCGTACCGCTGGGTGCAACAATAAACATGGATGGCACCGCTATTATGCAAGGTGTTGCCACGGTATTTATCGCACAAGTGTTTAATGTCGACCTAACCATTACAGACTACTTAATGGTGATTCTAACGGCGACCTTAGCGTCTATTGGCACAGCAGGTGTACCAGGTGTTGGTTTGATCATGTTAGCCATGGTACTAAACCAAGTGGGCCTACCTGTTGAAGGTATTGCCTTGATTATCGGTGTAGACAGACTACTTGATATGACAAGAACCGCTGTAAATGTTACCGGTGATAGCATGGTGTCGGTGATTGTTGGCAAAAGTGTCGATGGTTTCGATGAGCAAGTGTTCAATGACAGAGACGCGGCTAAAAAAGACGAAGATATTGATTTTCATCATTTAAAAAAGTCAAAAGTGTAA
- a CDS encoding arginase family protein — MSQINMAYIEQFQACLCPPGNGVFTVNTAKERKAVLHQALFQETELTYVEQIWQQQLPKLADSGNAVILGIASDCGGGILRGANWGPLFLRTHLVEQYGYDQYFDLGDVRVIPHLLHDKYLNTATINNCKKALYGDTDNDYAVSPLTITEDIATSFYDQFPGKGLFGIGGDHSISYALTKPYLQAKKAQGKKVAIIHFDAHTDLLKERLGIDLCFGSWCTHILEDLPAPNHLIQLGIRSSGRPKSHWQDTFGVVQYWAQEINELGAHEIAQQILTQLDSDNVDELYVSFDIDALDQQFASATGTPEPDGMTPQQALTILEVLNARYPITGADMMEIAPFTDSTGKGIENTDTTLQHAGEISAFLLDAINKS, encoded by the coding sequence ATGAGTCAAATTAATATGGCCTATATTGAACAATTTCAAGCCTGTTTATGTCCTCCCGGAAATGGTGTATTCACCGTAAACACCGCAAAAGAAAGAAAAGCTGTTTTACATCAGGCACTTTTTCAAGAAACTGAACTAACCTATGTTGAACAAATATGGCAACAACAACTTCCTAAATTAGCCGACAGCGGTAATGCCGTCATATTGGGTATAGCAAGTGATTGCGGCGGCGGCATATTGCGCGGTGCCAACTGGGGCCCATTGTTTTTAAGAACCCACCTTGTTGAACAATACGGTTACGATCAATATTTCGATCTGGGTGATGTGCGAGTCATTCCACATTTGTTACATGACAAATACCTTAACACCGCCACTATCAACAATTGTAAGAAAGCACTATATGGCGATACCGATAACGATTATGCCGTGAGTCCGCTAACCATCACCGAAGACATAGCGACCAGTTTTTATGACCAATTCCCAGGCAAAGGCCTGTTTGGTATAGGCGGCGACCACTCTATTAGCTACGCACTGACTAAACCCTACTTACAAGCAAAAAAAGCACAAGGTAAGAAAGTTGCGATAATCCATTTCGATGCGCATACCGACTTACTAAAAGAGCGTCTTGGCATTGATTTATGTTTTGGCAGTTGGTGCACACATATATTAGAAGACCTTCCTGCGCCAAATCATCTTATTCAGTTAGGTATTCGCTCAAGTGGCAGACCTAAGTCTCATTGGCAAGATACGTTTGGTGTCGTGCAATACTGGGCGCAAGAAATCAACGAATTAGGTGCACATGAAATTGCCCAGCAGATATTGACGCAACTAGACAGCGATAACGTTGACGAACTTTACGTGAGTTTTGACATTGACGCGCTAGATCAACAATTTGCATCAGCTACAGGCACGCCTGAACCAGATGGTATGACACCACAACAGGCGTTAACAATACTAGAGGTGCTAAACGCGCGCTATCCAATTACTGGCGCAGATATGATGGAAATTGCACCGTTTACCGACAGTACCGGCAAAGGTATAGAAAACACTGACACAACGCTGCAACATGCCGGTGAAATTTCTGCCTTCTTGCTTGATGCTATAAATAAATCTTGA